Proteins co-encoded in one Pseudorhizobium banfieldiae genomic window:
- a CDS encoding electron transfer flavoprotein subunit alpha/FixB family protein translates to MAILLLAEHDNSSVSDQTAKALTAAKSIGGDIHVLVAGSGAQAAADAAAKLDGVSKVLLADSGDLANNLAEPLADLIVSLAGSYDTIIAPATASAKNVMPRVAALLDVMQVSEIIEVVSADTFKRPIYAGNAIQTVQSTDAKKVITVRTAAFSAVGEGGSASVETVSAAANPGLSSFVSDAIASSERPELTSAKIIVSGGRALGSADKFNEVILPLADKLGAAVGASRAAVDAGYAPNDWQVGQTGKVVAPDLYIAAGISGAIQHLAGMKDSKVIVAINKDEEAPIFQVADYGLVGDLFELLPELQESL, encoded by the coding sequence ATGGCCATTCTTCTTCTGGCAGAACACGACAACAGCAGCGTTTCCGATCAGACCGCCAAGGCATTGACCGCGGCGAAGTCGATCGGTGGGGACATCCACGTCCTCGTCGCCGGCTCCGGCGCACAGGCTGCCGCCGATGCGGCCGCCAAGCTCGACGGCGTCTCTAAGGTCCTGCTCGCTGACAGCGGAGACCTTGCCAATAACCTGGCCGAACCGCTGGCCGACCTGATCGTGTCGCTGGCGGGCAGCTACGACACCATCATTGCCCCGGCAACGGCGTCCGCAAAGAACGTCATGCCACGGGTCGCAGCACTGCTGGACGTCATGCAGGTTTCCGAAATCATCGAAGTGGTCTCTGCCGACACCTTCAAGCGGCCGATCTATGCGGGCAATGCCATCCAGACGGTGCAGTCGACCGATGCAAAAAAGGTGATCACCGTGCGCACCGCAGCCTTCTCGGCTGTAGGCGAAGGCGGTTCGGCTTCGGTCGAGACGGTTTCGGCAGCGGCCAATCCCGGCCTTTCCAGCTTCGTCTCCGACGCGATCGCGTCTTCCGAGCGTCCGGAACTGACCTCCGCGAAGATCATTGTTTCGGGCGGCCGCGCCCTCGGCTCGGCCGACAAGTTCAACGAAGTGATCCTTCCGCTTGCCGACAAGCTGGGTGCCGCAGTCGGCGCTTCGCGTGCGGCAGTCGACGCGGGCTACGCGCCGAACGACTGGCAGGTCGGCCAGACCGGCAAGGTCGTCGCGCCCGACCTCTACATCGCCGCCGGCATTTCCGGAGCGATCCAGCACCTGGCCGGTATGAAGGATTCCAAGGTCATCGTCGCCATCAACAAGGACGAGGAGGCGCCGATCTTCCAGGTCGCCGACTACGGTCTCGTAGGTGATCTGTTCGAACTTCTGCCGGAACTCCAGGAGTCGCTTTAG
- the lptM gene encoding LPS translocon maturation chaperone LptM: protein MSKLVQKFGGIALTLAVAGIVLSGCGRKGDLDRPSTPVEQQNIRKTGDDRKPEPVPEKRFLLDPLL, encoded by the coding sequence ATGTCGAAGCTCGTGCAAAAATTCGGCGGCATCGCCCTGACGCTGGCGGTGGCCGGCATCGTCCTTTCCGGATGCGGCCGCAAGGGTGATCTCGACCGCCCCAGCACTCCTGTGGAGCAGCAGAACATCCGCAAGACGGGAGACGACCGCAAGCCGGAGCCGGTTCCCGAGAAGCGCTTCCTGCTCGATCCCTTGCTCTGA
- the argH gene encoding argininosuccinate lyase has protein sequence MADGTKDAVSSNQMWGGRFASGPDAIMEEINASIGFDKKLYAQDIRGSMAHATMLAAKGIISGEDKDKIVGGLNTILSEIESGQFEFSRKLEDIHMNVEARLAALIGPAAGRLHTARSRNDQVALDFRLWVKEELSKTERMLTGLIAAFLERADEHADTVMPGFTHLQTAQPVTFGHHCMAYVEMFGRDRQRVRHAIEHLDESPIGAAALAGTGFPIDRHMTAEALGFREPTRNSIDTVSDRDFALEFLSVTAICAMHLSRLAEEIVIWSTPQFGFIRLSDAFSTGSSIMPQKKNPDAAELVRAKTGRINGSLVALLTVMKGLPLAYSKDMQEDKEQVFDAAENLELTIAAMTGMVRDMTIRADRMRAAAGSGYSTATDLADWLVREAGLPFRDAHHVTGRAVALAEQKGCDLAELSLEELQGIHDAITDKVFDVLSVDASVASRTSFGGTAPSEVRKQIAWWRARN, from the coding sequence ATGGCTGACGGCACGAAGGACGCGGTATCCTCCAACCAGATGTGGGGCGGTCGCTTCGCCTCCGGCCCGGATGCGATCATGGAGGAGATAAATGCCTCCATCGGCTTCGACAAGAAGCTCTACGCCCAGGACATCCGCGGCTCAATGGCGCATGCGACCATGCTTGCTGCAAAAGGCATCATTTCCGGCGAAGATAAAGACAAGATTGTCGGAGGGCTGAACACGATCCTGTCAGAGATCGAGAGCGGCCAGTTCGAGTTCTCGCGCAAGCTCGAGGACATCCACATGAACGTGGAGGCACGGCTTGCCGCTCTGATTGGCCCAGCCGCCGGACGGCTCCACACGGCGCGCTCCCGTAACGACCAGGTCGCGCTCGACTTTCGCCTCTGGGTGAAGGAAGAACTGAGTAAGACCGAACGTATGCTGACCGGCCTGATCGCCGCGTTTCTCGAGCGTGCCGACGAGCACGCCGATACCGTCATGCCCGGCTTCACCCACCTGCAGACGGCGCAGCCGGTGACCTTCGGCCATCACTGCATGGCCTATGTCGAAATGTTCGGCCGCGACCGGCAGCGGGTGCGCCACGCCATCGAACACCTGGACGAAAGCCCGATCGGCGCCGCCGCACTCGCCGGCACGGGTTTCCCGATCGACCGGCACATGACGGCTGAGGCGCTTGGCTTCCGCGAGCCCACCCGCAACTCCATCGACACCGTGTCCGACCGCGATTTTGCGCTGGAATTCCTGTCGGTTACCGCAATCTGCGCGATGCACCTGTCGCGGCTTGCGGAAGAGATCGTCATCTGGTCGACGCCGCAGTTCGGCTTCATCCGCCTGTCGGACGCCTTCTCGACCGGCTCCTCTATCATGCCGCAGAAGAAGAACCCCGATGCGGCCGAACTGGTCCGCGCGAAGACGGGACGCATCAACGGTTCGCTCGTCGCACTGCTGACCGTCATGAAGGGCCTGCCGCTCGCCTACTCCAAGGACATGCAGGAAGACAAGGAACAGGTCTTCGATGCCGCAGAAAACCTGGAACTCACGATTGCCGCGATGACCGGGATGGTGCGCGACATGACCATCCGCGCCGACCGCATGCGCGCTGCAGCCGGGTCCGGCTACTCGACCGCCACCGACCTCGCCGACTGGCTGGTGCGCGAGGCGGGCCTGCCGTTCCGCGACGCCCACCACGTGACTGGCCGGGCCGTTGCGCTTGCCGAGCAGAAGGGCTGCGACCTCGCAGAGCTTTCGCTGGAGGAACTACAGGGCATCCATGATGCCATCACCGACAAGGTCTTTGATGTCCTGTCGGTCGATGCGTCGGTCGCAAGCCGCACCAGTTTCGGTGGCACCGCCCCGTCGGAAGTGCGCAAGCAGATTGCCTGGTGGCGCGCTCGCAACTAG
- the tlpA gene encoding thiol:disulfide interchange protein TlpA: protein MTNKRPLGLPSARLIVIAAVAGLIAGAVAVYVRNTGSGNGEVAADAGACEGTVELARTVDEFARGEVAAMAAATSPRLIDLSFKGPEGQDLKTSDFAGKTVLLNLWATWCGPCREEMPALNNLQKEMGGEDFEVVAVNIDTGSDEKPKAFLAETRVDALGYYRDSTMGVFNTMKKEGLAFGLPVTLILDRKGCLVSAMNGPAVWDSTDAKALITAAKGS, encoded by the coding sequence ATGACGAACAAGAGACCGCTTGGCCTTCCCTCCGCCAGATTGATCGTGATTGCCGCCGTGGCCGGGCTGATTGCCGGCGCCGTGGCGGTATACGTGAGGAACACCGGGTCTGGCAATGGCGAGGTCGCCGCCGACGCTGGCGCGTGCGAGGGCACGGTGGAACTTGCCCGGACGGTCGACGAGTTCGCGCGGGGTGAGGTTGCCGCCATGGCCGCCGCCACATCGCCGCGGCTGATCGACCTCTCGTTCAAGGGGCCTGAGGGGCAGGACCTGAAGACGAGCGATTTTGCAGGCAAGACCGTGCTGCTCAATCTCTGGGCGACGTGGTGCGGCCCGTGCAGGGAGGAGATGCCGGCGCTGAACAATCTGCAGAAGGAGATGGGTGGGGAAGACTTCGAGGTCGTCGCCGTCAACATCGATACGGGCTCAGACGAAAAACCTAAGGCATTCCTGGCAGAAACCCGGGTGGATGCGCTCGGCTATTACCGCGACAGCACGATGGGCGTGTTTAACACCATGAAGAAAGAAGGACTTGCCTTCGGACTTCCCGTCACGCTCATCCTCGACAGGAAGGGCTGCCTCGTCTCCGCCATGAATGGCCCCGCGGTCTGGGACAGCACGGATGCCAAGGCATTGATCACGGCCGCAAAGGGTTCGTGA
- a CDS encoding 3-hydroxybutyryl-CoA dehydrogenase, which produces MGLASIQNVGVIGAGQMGCGIAHVAAIAGYKVHIYDLSQDRIEAGLATINGNLARQVTNSKLSDEDRKAALSRISGSADLNDLAPMDLVIEAATEDESVKRKIYAQICPILKPEALLATNTSSLSITRLASATDRPERFMGIHFMNPVPVMKLVELVRGIATEETTFATAKEFVSTLDKTITVAEDFPAFIVNRILLPMINEAIYTLYEGVGSVEAIDTAMKLGANHPMGPLQLADFIGLDTCLSIMQVLHDGLADSKYRPCPLLVKYVEAGWLGRKSGRGFYDYRGETPIPTR; this is translated from the coding sequence ATGGGTTTGGCTAGTATTCAAAACGTCGGTGTGATCGGGGCAGGGCAGATGGGATGCGGCATCGCCCATGTCGCTGCCATTGCGGGCTACAAGGTGCACATCTACGACCTCTCGCAGGACCGCATCGAGGCTGGCCTGGCAACCATCAACGGCAACCTTGCCCGGCAGGTCACGAACAGCAAGCTGTCCGACGAGGATCGCAAGGCGGCGCTGTCACGCATCAGCGGCTCGGCCGATCTCAACGACCTGGCACCGATGGACCTCGTGATCGAGGCGGCTACCGAGGACGAAAGCGTCAAGCGCAAGATCTACGCGCAGATTTGTCCGATCCTGAAGCCGGAAGCGCTGCTCGCCACCAATACGTCGTCCCTGTCCATCACCCGCCTCGCTTCTGCGACCGATCGCCCGGAACGTTTCATGGGCATCCATTTCATGAATCCGGTTCCGGTCATGAAGCTGGTGGAGCTGGTCCGCGGGATCGCGACCGAAGAAACGACCTTCGCCACCGCCAAGGAATTCGTCTCGACGCTCGACAAGACGATCACGGTCGCCGAGGATTTCCCGGCCTTCATCGTCAACCGCATCCTGCTGCCGATGATCAATGAGGCGATCTACACCCTCTATGAAGGCGTCGGCTCGGTCGAGGCCATCGACACGGCCATGAAGCTCGGTGCCAACCACCCGATGGGGCCGTTGCAGTTGGCAGACTTCATCGGGCTCGACACTTGCCTGTCGATCATGCAGGTGCTGCACGACGGTCTGGCGGATTCCAAGTACCGCCCTTGCCCGCTGCTGGTAAAATATGTGGAAGCGGGCTGGCTTGGCCGGAAATCCGGCCGCGGCTTCTACGATTACCGCGGCGAAACGCCGATCCCGACGCGCTGA